The genomic segment GCTCGCATTCGGCGAGGCCCGCCCGGAGCGTGGCCTCGTCCAGCCCGTCGGGGTCGGACAGGTAGCGGGGGTCGATGAGGGGCTTGTCCGCGGGATCCGCGGAGGCCAGACGGATCGTGCCGCGGCTGTGCGGGCGCAGCAGGATCGCCGCGAGCGTGAGGCCGTGGCCCGGCGACGGCACCAGGCCCTCACCCACGTACGGCACCGCTGCGAAGAGGATCTCGATATCGGGCAGGCCGTCGGGCGTGCCGGAGCGCTCGGCCATCCCGGTGCGGACGAACCCGTACGCCTCGGCGACATTCGACGTGAGCATGCCCCGGCGGCGGGTCACATACCGGGCGAGCTCGACGGCGCGGGTGGCGTCGTGGAGCGTCCCGCCGCGGGCAGCCGGCGCGAGGCCGGCGACCAAATGATCCTGCAGGTTCGCGCCGACCCCCGGCGCGTCGACCACCACACCGATGCCATGCTCGCCGAGGTGGTCGGCGGGACCGATCCCGCTCAGCATCAGCAGCTGCGGAGTGTTGACCGCCCCGCCGCACAGCACCACTTCGCGCCGCGCGCGGATGTGGCGGGTGATGCCGTCCAGATCCACGTACACGCCGGTCGCGCGGGGCTCCGCATCCGCCTCCGCCTCGAAGGTCACGCGCCGCACGAACGCATCCGTCAGCACCCGGAGGTTGCGGCGCCTCCTCGCCGGGCGCAGGTACGCATCGGCGGTCGATGCGCGGGCCCCGCGGCGCTGGCTCACCATGGTCTGCGAGAACCCCTGGCCGCTCGGAAGGTTCGGAGGGGTGAGCGGATGCCCCGCCTCGGCCGCGGCTGCCAGGAACGCCGCCGTGTGCGGCCGCGGGTCGCGCTGGTGCTCGACGGACTGGGCGCCGTCGACGCCCTGCGAGTCGTCTGCGGGATCGGTGGTGCGCTCCACGCGCCGGAAGTAG from the Microbacterium atlanticum genome contains:
- a CDS encoding GMC family oxidoreductase, translated to MRRRPVDLSADVVVVGAGSAGAALAARLSEDPTVSVLLLEAGGPDRAMELHVPAAFSKLFRSAYDWSYDTVPQPALEGRTVYWPRGKTLGGSSSLNALMWIRGFAADYDEWADAAGPGWSWNALVPYFRRVERTTDPADDSQGVDGAQSVEHQRDPRPHTAAFLAAAAEAGHPLTPPNLPSGQGFSQTMVSQRRGARASTADAYLRPARRRRNLRVLTDAFVRRVTFEAEADAEPRATGVYVDLDGITRHIRARREVVLCGGAVNTPQLLMLSGIGPADHLGEHGIGVVVDAPGVGANLQDHLVAGLAPAARGGTLHDATRAVELARYVTRRRGMLTSNVAEAYGFVRTGMAERSGTPDGLPDIEILFAAVPYVGEGLVPSPGHGLTLAAILLRPHSRGTIRLASADPADKPLIDPRYLSDPDGLDEATLRAGLAECERLLDTAALRAVTTGGWVLPEHGERMTPAERAELSIRRYSHTLYHPVGTARMGTDAASVVDPELRVRGVSGLRVADASVMPTVIRGHTNAPAIVIGEVAADLLRGRR